One genomic region from Drosophila busckii strain San Diego stock center, stock number 13000-0081.31 chromosome 3R, ASM1175060v1, whole genome shotgun sequence encodes:
- the LOC108602028 gene encoding prefoldin subunit 3: protein MTGIMDTVEMPKLPENQKSFAGIPEAIFLEEIDSFMTQPENENCEKVLHRLDEQHAKYRLMAFNLEARRRKLKSQIPDLERSLEMVNVLRTENEERETQFLLSDQVFIKTLVPPTKTVYLWLGASVMLEYPLDEAEELLKQNITTAVSNLKTVEHDQDFLRDQITTTEVNMARVYNWGVKKRQAAAKTNTNSASS, encoded by the exons ATGACTGGTATCATGGACACAGTTGAAATGCCAAAATTGCCCGAAAACCAAAAATCATTCGCCGGCATACCAGAAGCAATATTTCTC GAGGAAATTGATTCGTTTATGACACAGCCAGAGAACGAAAATTGTGAAAAGGTGTTGCACCGGCTGGACGAGCAGCATGCAAAGTATCGCTTAATGGCATTCAATCTGGAGGCGCGTCGCCGTAAGCTGAAATCGCAAATACCCGACTTGGAGCGTTCGTTGGAAATGGTGAATGTGCTACGCACTGAGAATGAGGAACGTGAGACTCAATTCCTGCTTAGTGATCAGGTGTTTATCAAGACACTTGTGCCTCCAACCAAAACGGTTTATCTCTGGCTTGGAGCCAGCGTTATGCTGGAATATCCCTTGGATGAGGCAGAGGAGttgttaaagcaaaatattacaACGGCTGTGAGCAATCTAAAGACCGTGGAACACGATCAAGATTTTCTCAG AGATCAAATTACCACCACTGAGGTGAACATGGCGAGAGTATACAACTGGGGCGTTAAAAAGCGGCAGGCCGCAGCTAAAACCAATACCAATAGTGCATCATCCTAA
- the LOC108602029 gene encoding 39S ribosomal protein L40, mitochondrial, giving the protein MSLIGALARLSLQSNGGAITTRLLHTTSVLCAEPLKKKKKLDPQIIKQREDRRKKKIEKQIRRLEKNARQLKPVEELEVPLELIDDKAKRERKLTPLGTAEVEHRALLKKQWARYKHEEKVADFQIIDRLVQSQSKALQELRLESEELYLAAIEVDLQLLPVTIKGPVATPPIKTYESPDGDYVHQTMKWEV; this is encoded by the exons atgtcgCTGATAGGCGCACTTGCCAg GCTAAGCCTGCAAAGTAATGGAGGAGCTATAACCACACGTTTGCTGCACACGACGTCTGTGCTGTGCGCGGAGCcgctgaagaagaagaagaagctggACCCGCAAATCATTAAACAGAGAGAAGACCGTAGAAAAAAGAAGATAGAGAAACAAATACGTAGGCTGGAGAAGAACGCCCGTCAGCTCAAGCCGGTGGAAGAGCTGGAGGTGCCGCTAGAATTAATTGATGACAAAGC GAAACGGGAGCGTAAGCTAACGCCATTGGGCACCGCAGAGGTGGAGCACCGTGCGCTCTTGAAAAAACAATGGGCACGCTACAAACATGAAGAAAAAGTGGCTGATTTCCAAATCATTGACCGTCTGGTGCAGTCACAAAGTAAGGCGTTGCAAGAGCTGCGTCTTGAGTCTGAGGAGCTCTATTTGGCGGCGATAGAAGTAGACTTGCAATTGCTGCCGGTTACAATTAAGGGTCCTGTTGCAACTCCACCAATAAAGACCTACGAAAGTCCTGATGGCGATTATGTGCATCAGACAATGAAGTGGGAAGTCTAA